In Anopheles bellator chromosome 2, idAnoBellAS_SP24_06.2, whole genome shotgun sequence, the genomic stretch AAATAGTCAATTAGTTTGCCGATGCGCAACGAACGGTCAACGAGGTTACTCCTTTCTCTGCCGATAAATCATGCCAGCCTCGGTGTCAGAGATGCAACAAATCAATCGAACACGGTCTCGAGAAAGATATCCGCTGGATCGAGGTATGATAGCCTCCTGGGAGATAGATCTAACACATAAGATCTTTACAATGATCTATGAAGCAGTGAGATCTTTTTCACTTTGACACAAATTAAATGGCTTTaactcaacaacaaaaacaacatttacaATTTATATCAATCAGTTAAAAGGCACTTTCAATCGATTTCAACTGGTAAACGGCAAGAGGCAATAGTCGGTTCTAATACTGAAGAATATTAACCTTTGCAGCACGTTGGTCAGAATGTAAAATTGTGCGAAAATCCTGCAAAAATTTACAACTTGAGGAAAACTTGATTAACAACGATTCATTATGCGTCATGATAGATTCAAAATTTATCACGTTCATGCTTCGATTTAATTCATTATGCTTCTAGAAATATCAACAAATTTCTAGAAATATGACCATCGTTGAAATGACCATATATCTTCCCTTCCGTACAATAAACCTGGGGTAGTGCTATACATGTTCTGTATCGGTATCCAATTTCGATCGGAATTCGTATCGCACGCCTCCGTTAAGATCATTGTTTCACTAAAGCGCTTTCTTGCACGGTAACCATTACGACCCACCAAGAGATCATCTTCAGTTCCGCCGGCCGATCACGATGCGGCCGACGGACCAGGCTCCCCCGTCCTTCACATAGCGATTTGTCCTCCGTCCCCAGGCCCCAAACACTGCACGACGACGCTTTCCAAAGCAAGCAAACAAGCGCACGAATAATTGAATCTGGAAAATATGGTAATAAAGGTGTATCCACTTTTTACTGCCCCAGCATGTGTGCATGTAGGCACTGAAGGCCGATGCGGCACGATACCATAAACCCGGTGGAGGCTTTTGCGCTCTGCAGCATCAGCCCGACTCGCCCGACTTCCCCCTCCCGGATGCCTCCGGAGCCGTGGGTTCCTATTTTTTTGCCGCAACCGCCCGGGGCAACCTCAACCCGTGCTCAACAACTGGTCTTCTACTGGCGACGCTGGGGCGAAGTCCAAATGCCATCCCATTGCACCGCAACCCACACTTTCGGTCGGAAAAGTGTCCATCCGATCTTCGGTGGTCTCCAAAAGTCATCAAGGGCCATCGGCGGGCAACGGTATCGTGGCCCCTCGCGCTCGATGATGACCGACGTTTCGGGAGCCATTCGATGGAATCCGATTCTTTCGATGTTCTGGGTGATTCCTTAACAGTAGTTAGCATCAGTGTAATGTTTGTGCTTAACTTTGAAGTTTTTACTTCTGCTAAATGTAAGGTTGAAGTTTAATTCACTGTCATCTTCGTGATAGTTCTTGATAGTTGATAGTTCTTTCTGgaattgtttccattgttcAGTCGATAACTATAGTTGCCTGTAATTCCAAAGTAAAATAAGGATGGAAATAATGTCCACTGTGTCCTGGCCCCGTTAGGTGGATTAAGACGTTTCCGTCGGCGGCGAAGTGGTggagaaaataacaaaattattggaaattcctcgaaaaaaacaatccttgCCACGTGCAGCAGACCTACTGTCACTGCTggtgctttcttttcccactgCCTTTCCTGCCATCCACGGTGGCTTTTCGTGGCAGGCCGGAATTGCCCGTGTCAGTGCGGGAAGTGCGCCACCGGCATCGGGtttcggccgccggccggtctCCGGGGCGCGCAGTTGGGACGGCCATAAAAAGATAtccaaaaatcaaaaaaccgCATCCACTTTTATGCGCGTTATGAAATGCTATGGCCACCTCCCGGCTCGTCTCCGGGGccccaccgctgctgctgcaaagtaaaaacataaaatgccATTCGGGACATCAGagcatgaaaacaaaaaaacgggaacatCTCAACCGCACACACCGTCGATTGCCTGCGCGagatgtttctatttttcccATCGACATCAACCCCCGTGAGGCCCCGCCGAAGGTCCTGTCCTGGCCCTTCGCGCGGAACGCACCCTTtatcggttggtcggtcggcgcACCGAAAGCAATCAATGTGGCGATGTGGAATTGTGTGGAGCAGTTATTGTTATTATGATTGCCGCACATACCGATATTAAGGCGCGCACCGGCAAGGAAGCCTCCCAGGAGCGTACCTGGCCCGGGCGGGGTGCCCAATTTTTTCCACTCCAATATCCACCGAACACCTCGGTCACCGTTTGGGTTACTCTTCGTCGGTGAAAAGGCACCATCATCGGCAAACGGATACGGACATATGAACACCCCTTTGGTGGGTGGCCAAGGGCCGGAGCCATATCGGAAGCGGTTAAAGGTGATTTTATACGACGCTTTTATGACCGCCGAAGCTGTTGTCATGATTGTTCACATTGTTCGGGGGGGAGGTTCTTCTGGggtgcttgttgttgttttgtttaatggCCGAACCAATAGGCGTTTCTCGGAACATCGGTGCGGTCTGTGTGATTGCTTCGAGTGTCTAATTTGTTGCTCGAAATTcatccttgttttttttttgggttaaGCCGATCGCGTTTTATTGACGCAAAAGGGCCTCGGCGATCGGGTGCCGAGATTTATTCGCGGCACCTCTTATCCGGCAGTGCGATGAATTTCGGAATGGCTTTAttgcccggtgcccggatCACCCTTTGAGGTAACAAGCATCCCACCGATGGCGGTGTTCCCACGAACGGAATTGTGTACATGTTTCGCCTTCGCTTTCTGACTTATGACTCGAGCCCTGCCAATGTATTAATACCTGCCGCACCCCTACACAAGCCGAAGTCAATTAAATCGATCGGTTGCAACGGTCCCGCCACGACGCGTCCATGCAAATCTTCGATTTGGAACGATAATCTAGTAAATTATTGTAAACTGTAACATCTGCACGGAATAGATGCGCCAGTGAGCCCGAACGGCCCGAAGGCCACAGCCAATCGGTGCATCATCGTTGGCGCCTGATTTATTTGTCGCACTTGattcgaacggaacgggaccTTTCGGGGCGCGCCCGGGGCGAGCTTTATTGCTTCACCGGATGGCCCTTTGCTGTGGCACCCCTCGCGGCCATTTAGCCCAAGTAGTTTCGTACCCCGTGCCATCGTGACCTTGTTCAATCAATTTCTACCGCCCATTCGATTGGGCCGATTGGTTCGTAGCGCTGTAATATTTAAATCAGAAATtttgaacggaacggattgtggcaaagaaaataaaaacgcggTGCGGTGACTAATGCTGCACGAGCACCGGTGCACGCGACACATGCCGTATTGGGCAAGGAAAACATCCTTGCCGTTGAACCGCGAATCGGCGAAAGCAAGCAACGATCCGATTGCGGCAACGCAACATTTTGACACCAAACCAATCACGGCCAAGATTGGCGGAGGCGTTAACATGGGCTGCccattagcatatttttttaattaatcaaagcACGatcgttaattaaaaaactGTCCACGGGTCCGCGGGTCGCAGCCGTGGCCACGCAGCACTCGGAAGAAACTCGAAATGATATCTTGCGTATCCGGCAGCGCGCTCCTGGTGCCGGGGGTGTAACACAAGACGCGTGTTTTCTAGAAAACCAATTCTTAGGTTGAAGAGctacaccaacaaaaaaaaacgcaaccaaaAGGATGTTcgcgccacacaaaaaaaatcgtgtttGAAGCAGGTTCTGTGCCCCGGGGGCCAGGCtcgtggccagtggccggtggtggccgctcgCGCCCCAGGCCGCCACGGGGACGATTGAGAAAAAttagaagcgaaaaaaattaataaaatcacAGCTCACGGCCAGGGTTCGGCGCGACCAGGacgccagcaccagcgccattTGTCAGTGCGCCAGTGacaaggaaatgaaaattaaaacacttgcGAAACTCCCGCTGGCGATCACGACGCCGGTGACGgggcgagagaaaaaaggaaaataaaacattaagaACTGTGGCTGTCAAAAGGACGAAAGGCGAAAGGAGCGAGACGAAGAGGCAGAAAAAGCGTCAAGAAAGCCACCCTGCCAGCtaagggaagcaaaaaacgggCGCGCACCCCCCCACAAGCGGCCACTTGGGGATCGGGTGTCAGTGACAAAAATAACAACCGTCAGTCGAAAACatcgggccaccggaaccggaatccgggagcaaacggaggaaaaaaaaacggcgggACAAGTAGAAAGTATCAAAATCGGGAAAATCTGTTTTTCAACGCTAATGTATTTGctgttttcataatttatcatcCAATAATGACCCACCGTTTCGCTAGGGGACCGGGGGCCACCCaccggcgaagaaagtttccttccttccgtgcGCGCCCACTGCGAAGAAGTGCGTCGTTTTCACCGTaaggtggccaccgcaccCACCGCGCCTCTCCTGGGAGCACCAATCAAAAGGCCACTTGCGTCCATTATTCaaattcgattttcgattctcGGGCTCCCTGGGTGCCTGCGTTGTTCGGTGGAGCCCGCCTGCCACTTTCGCTTTGGTACCCGGGCCGCCAATGAAAAATGGCACTCATTCTGGTGGGATCGAGAATGGGGGGGGAGTGGGGGCAATCGAGCACCGATTTGGGCTTCATTTGGAATTGACTTTTCCTCGCCgaaaccagcaccagcaatcCGAACCACTCTCCGGCACAAACCTGCCGCTGCCAAACTGTCAATTGATGGAATTGATTTCGCTAGTGCAATTTTCCGATTCCCGCCTGCGTTTCTCGCGCCACCATCCCCGTCCCGTTGATGGGCAAAGTTTTGCAAATCTTATTCCCGCCAGGAGGAGGGCTGCAGCACCGGGACCGAAATAGTGGAGCCGCGTAAGCGTGGAAGGTTGATCAACGATAATTCTTCATTACATTACGGGTGGGTtgcgggtttttcttttttgagcGGCATTCGCCGTTTTCCGGTGgatggcgatttttttttcttatttctttgccgtttcccgtttcgtttgcaaaGAATTCCAATTTCATCGCAAAGTGGTTTTGGTtggcgatagagagagagagcgcgcgaaagCCGGTCGTTACGGTGTCGCTAAAATATGAATCGTGCCAATTATGAGATTAaaattcatttatcattttcgaATTTTCCGCCGAATCCGTAGGGCCGATGACCACGGCCATGTGCGCACGGGCAGATCGGTTTTTCCTCGTCCGCCCCGATCGTTCGCACCTCTTCGGTAAGGCTATTTTTTCGGAGCGAATCGTTCCTTCTTTGCCGTCACGGTCGTGACAGTTTAATAAAAGAAGTTGCGAAGTTGGAGACCCTAGACGTTGCGATTTGGAATCGAAACTGTTTATTGGTCACTAATTTTAAGATAAGATTTTGATAAGAGCTTCCTGTTTGCTGTACGTTTAACTCTTTTGGTAAACTACCACGAAACTACGATTCCTCTTCCTCTTttggcgtttcgtttcgacttTTCGAGGTTTTGACGTGGGGACCAACCAAGGTCAAATCCTTGGTGCGCCAGGTGGGAACCAAGGTCGCCACAAACTTAACTACTTACTGGCCTGTCTAAACTAGTTGCTAATCATCTCAAATCCttaaattatcataaaaaaggGTAACCTTACAACTTGACTTGACTTGACTGGACAATTCCATTCGTGATTCCGTCGGACGGATgagccatcgatcgatggaggCAAAAAGTCCTGCATTAATGTGATGGCACTCCTTCAGTTGTGTGTTGCGCTTTGCGACGAATATAAAACTCATTATTGAGTCGGTGTGCCCCGCTCGGTGCCGTTGCAGTTCAAACCACACGGACACCTTCGATACAGAAAGAGATACCTTCTGAAGAGCAATGGGTCTTAGTCGAGAAAAAAGGCTTTTTTCACTGTACTTTTCACGTCTGGGGTACGCCCCCGTACGTCGCTCAGCCCACAGCGACGCACGAGGGGCCACCTAAACACGACACCAACAATAGTTTgatcatttaaatttatcaaaaatagTTTTGTCCCCGGCACGCAAAGCGCAATCTAATGTCGAGTCCGTTCCGAGCGGGGCAGTGTCAAACCGGTGGGCACATTTTTCTGGCCGCCGGTTACCGTATTTATTTGCATGCCCAATCTGGTGAAAATGTGTTTGGAGTTGGTTAGAAATTCTAGCTCGGGACACCGAACCCCTAATTGCAGTCTGTCGCACCGCCATTGATTTGCTCCACGCCCAACACCACGCTGACTGATGATTGATGCAATGCCCCAAAGTGGTCAAATTATGTCCTGTGCTGCTTAGCGGTGCCTACGAAGCACACTTTTACCCCGAATCATATCGCCATTTGCTCGATTTCGGGTTGaatgttacattttatttttcggtgcCGGGTTGAATGGGTTTATACCGAAAAGACAACCGAATCAAATAGAGGTTTTACACTCGAAAAAGTCCTACAACGAAGCTGGTATGTTGCagcaaaaatgttcaaaatctTTCAATGTGAAGTAAATGAACCAAAAAAATCCTCAAGTGAACCGACTAATCCGATTCACCGGAGATTATGATGGGAGGGCCCAATCTCCATCAGGTATCTTACGGTCGGTGTCCAGTGCTTCGTATTCGAAATACTAATCAATTTCTAATGGTAGCAATGATCCGGTCACCGATTAATTGTAAAAGGGTTTTTAAATTCACGCAACACTAGACTTTCGATTGGTAAATTGTACATTTTATTGTGTTTGAGTAAAATACTTCTatagtttatttgtttaaatgAAACGGTCCCATTTCTGCATCATATTCATCGTTCTAAAGCttaatgattaatttaaaaaatatatatgaAAGGAATAGCTCATTGAGCCGTGAATTAAAAGTTATAACGAATTAAGGACAGCAACATTCGCAGGATTAGATTTGACTAGATTAAATAGATTTGTGGTGATTTGATAAACTCCAAAACAATGTCGAGCAACAATTTACGGCACAACATTAGCACACGCTATACAAGCTTTCGAAAACATTCCttgaaatgtttacaaacTTTCTCCGCATTCTGTAACAACTCAATATCAACGATGTCCACAAACTCACATAATGTTACCTCACTGTGTTAATTAGTAGACCATCAATTGATACTTTTGCTTTATTTCGAAACTAtgaaaatttttgaattacTTTTCTTCGTGATAGAGTAAACACCCTAAATCAAATACGATCGTATTTTGTGTAAGAGAATCATTGCTGTGTCATCCTAAGCGGTGCAAGTGGCGCCTTGCGGTGCTCAGGCCCACGTGGCTCTTGAATCAGCTACACGGAGTTAGACGAGGCAATACGTACGCGTTTGCTTGTTTATATAGCATTTTAATTGCATAATTAAAGGGTGTAAACTTCTTGTAAACAACGATCGTTACACCAGCGCGCCGGCTGTGGCGCCGCCGCAAGGACGTCCTCGTGCCACGTGCCCGACACGTGTCCCGATCGGAAGGAGTGAACAAGGCGTCGCCAGCGGAACCGGCGGTTTAGATTGAATGTGCAAAAGTGTTCGAAGTCGACTTTCTACTCTCGACCGGGGATGAACTGGCAGGTTGGTGGTTCCAGTGCGGGCGGAGTACTGTAACGCCGCTCGAAACTCAATTAACCGGAAAGCGTAGGGCATGGCCGTTTATAGTAAATCGTTTCCACCCTGGCGCTGTTCCATTGGCGGTCCTCGTGACGGCAGGAATTGTGTGTCGTAAATCTGCATCAACAACACATTAGAAAGACTCTCGCTCGGTTTACATCAGCGAGGGTAACGctgcccaaaacaaaaactcccaTGAAACCCTTTCCGGTCGTACATTGCTTGGTCCGATGTTTATTTGTCCGGCGTTGCGACTTGGAGTgcggaaagaaacggaactTTTGGGCGACAGAAAAATTGTTCAACCACAATGCGCAAACATAGCACTTCGGGCTAACTATCGAATCAATTCTACGAAGAATCGCTGGCGGAGGGTAGGATTGGTgcttaattaaattataaacacATTTCCACTTCATCCTGCCAGCCAGGGAACAAAGTGCCATCCCCTCACCGCTGCCACTAGCGTTAAACAAATGACCATTTGCATGCGTGTCCTCCACATGCCTGGTTTTTAATGGTGCGCATTGAGAAACTCGTATTCGCTGGCAAGCAGGACACTTTTGAATACTTTCGCAAACTGTCGCAAGGATAGCGCAAAATCGAGCTGTTCCTTCGGTTCCAATTCTTGCGTAAATTGGAATTTATTTTGTCGTCCCGCAGGAGACATAGTAGAAGgcaaaaaatgggcaaaaccGCACATCCGGGaaccacgacggcgacgacgacgtattAGTTTCCCGCGGTTTTTTGGCTGGCGTCTGGTCTTGTCTTTGGTGCCCCTTTGGGATTTATGATCGCCCCGAAGCCCGGACGAGATGCCCCATTCTTTGATAGTCCAGTTTCCAGCGccaaaaacatttcttttccgatCGGCCGTAAGCAGGACGTCCGCAGCACATTACGTTGCCGTACGGAGTCTTAGGCTAATGAGAATGTATGACAAGCACTTTGCGATCGGTGGTTTGTGTGGTTTCGTGCCACGTCGTAGATTGTCTGCCAAGAGGATACTAAAACAATCGTAATCGAATATAATTAACGAAACGATTTACAGCGTAACTTAGGGGGTGTTTTTTCTGTTACGATAATGCATGGCATTGTAGTGCAAGCAAGCTCGAATATTTCTTCTATACCAATAAGGAAGAGTAGTGAATTTCTCGCCATGTCCCACGGTACCAGTtgtattttgaaataatagTACAACGAAATAGTAGTATAGTCCAAAGTAGAACCATGATAACGTGGTAAATATGCTGTGACGCGAAGCGTGAAAATTCAGTACTGCGTACCTTCAATTCTAATTTTTCCTGAATGTACGTACCAAAGAAACTGTCctggaaaatcgaaaaacccGCCTTCATAGGTAAACCAAATACCGCAGGCAAAACCATTCTACACCTCATCAAAATGTACATACATGATCAAATGTTGTTCAATATTCtgcaaaaatatttattatgtCGAACGTGCTGGCCGGAAGCACAATTTTCGAACGTTTTGCGCTGAGGACACCCCTCGGGCACATAAATATGCTTACACCGAATGTCGGTGAGCGTTTCGAGCGTGACGGCCACGTGCTCCCAGAGTCTGACGCTGCTGATTCTCCGGTTTCGGTGAGCAAATCCCCACGGTACCTAGCGCCGAATAAGAATAAATGATGGTGCTCTTTCCAACGCTTCTGGCATCAAGGTAAACGCTATCAATTGTTTCGAAAACGGCCAAGAAGGGAAAAAAGTCTCGCACAGCGTTCGATGGTCGTCGGGTGAACTTTATCGATCTCTAAACGATTGGATAACACGTTGTGTTGCCACATGTATGTAACATGGAGTACTCCTTGTTCCAGTACAACAGTGCTCCGCAAAAAGCAAACTAACATCTATTTGCttaaatttgatttcaatCCCATTTGATTAAACCAGAAATAAAGAACATATATTTGCAGCAAAACTGACTAACTGTCGGAACAATCACATTACACAATGAAACAATTGATTCTGTGGAAACTGTGTAATCAACCGGTGTATAGCTTCGGAAGTAGGACTGTTTATTTAATGCTAGTGGATTCGTTTAAACGGCGGGTATATTTGAATTGCAGTTATTTTCATCGGATCTTGGTATCAAAATATTTCAAGCATCGAAATATTTCTCACCAATTTTACTACGGTAAATTGGTTCAACTTTTCCTCAATAGATGACTCTTTTCAAACtgacaaattcaaattgaaatattgatACCGAACAACGGAACAACGGTCATCATAaaacgaggaagaaaaaatactttattcaatcaaaaacatatGTAAATGATAGGGATCATTGATACAAACGAAAACTTTTACCCCTTTAACCAGTGGCGACATGTTCTCAGTGGTTTGTGAAAATCTGGTTCCTTTTTGACTGATTTCAACGCTCTCGTCAAGTTTCGGCTTTCGGGTTCTTCATCGattagtttacaatatttgGAGGTTTTTGCCGTCCTACACGCAACACAGGAAATGAAGGGCAAATGGACTCAGTATCCTTTTGAAGAagccgttttttattttcttacacgGTAGGTCCGCATTCGAAAGAGAGGCGGCTGTTTTTGCCAACAAACCAACCCGTTACAACCTAActttgaaaaatgtgtgtatTTTCCAGTCATTATGTCATTTGCAGGGCTTTGTCACTCAACGGCtgcaaattatttaaatgatATACGCAATTACTGGTTCAATTTTAAAGAGGCTCACGCACAAGTAATGAGTGTCCGATTTCGAattctacaaaacaaaaatatattgGAAAAGTGTAACGGACCGGAAAGTGCATCACTCGGTTTTCGTGTGCTGACGTTGACGGTGCTTGATGAGCGTACTCGAGTCGATAAATCGTAGACCACATGGTTCACACTCGTAAGGTTTCTCTCCGGTGTGTGTTCTCCGGTGGATCACGAGGGTATTGTTGCGCTTGAAGCTCTTGTGACAAAATTCGCACTCAAACATCTTCGTGTCACTGTGCACGAGTGCGTGCCGGTCGAGACTGTGCTTGTGGATGAAGGTTTTGTCGCACACGGTACACCGGTACGCCTGCATTCCCAAGTGCTTTGCCTCGTGGTCCTTCAGGGTAAGCCTCTTCTCAAACTTCTGTCCGCAGTGCGAGCACACGTACAGCGTTTTGTTCTCACGGTGACTGTTGTAAACGTGTTTGCGGAGTTTCGCCTCAGTCGAAAACTTTCGGCCGCACTGATCACACTGAAACAActccagcgccagcgagtGGGCCTCTGCCAAGTGGCGCAGCATCAAATAGTCGACCCGGAACTCCTTTTGGCATATTTTGCACACCGTGTCGGAGCCACCCTGCTTCGCCTGTTTTGGCTTTTGCCGCGAGCGCCTGTGAAACGTCCGGTGGCGGATACATTTCTCGAACACGGTGAACTTCTTTGGACATACGTCGCACGCAAACAGCTGAAACTTGAATTCCGCATGCTCCCGGTCAATGTGGCGGGCCAGGTTGCAATTGCTATCGAAACTGCGGCCGCACACCTGGCACACGAGCACATTCTTCAGCCGCATCCCATCGTGGCCACTCAAACTGCTTTCACTTCGCTGCTTGGCGGGTCGCATACGCTCCAAAAGGGCCGCACGCTCCGCTTTGTTCGACAACTTTGTTCCGGTTTTCCCGCAGTTTCGCATGTTTAGGTGGCGCACCAGATTGCTTTGCTGAGTGAATGTTTTGCCGCAACTTCTGCAACGATTCGCTAACCGTACCAGGGCCGTGtgctgttttttgtgtgtgttcagATGCGCCATAACCTCAAACTCGGCCGGACAGTGAGGGCATCTGTAGGAGCGGCATGTTTTATTATGCTGCAGCAGTCGGCGCTCGTCACTGTACTGGCGGGGGCAGTACAGACACACGAATGGGTAAACGTGTGAGATGAGGTGGCGATTAACGTCCTCAAATGTCGGATAGTATGCGAGACACTTGTCGCAGTGGAACGGCAACGCATCCTGGTGCTGACCGTCAAAGTGTTCGTTGAGACTCTCCAGATCATCGAATGTCTGCATGCAGAGATAGCAACAATTTAACGTTCTATCGAAATAGCCTTCACTATCATCGACTGGCTCCTGCTCGAGTTCGTTTCCGCTGGCCGTTGCGTTGCAGGGTTCTTCTAGTTCGGAAACCGAATGAATATGGTACCCCTCAATTTCTTCATCAATCACTTCTATGTCTTCATTTGGATCATGTTCCGTCGCATGCTGCGCCATTTGcatcttttcttcttcctgctcTTCCCCAAGTAACACCTCTTTGTCTTCCTCTATAAGCTCAATGTTGTCGTCGAGTTCCGATTCTTCCAGGAGCATTTCCTCGTACACTAGCTCCTCCTCGAGTGCCGAGTCGATATCTTCCCGCTTGATGATCATATCCAGTCCATGGTCGTCCGCGCTCTTGATGAGCAACGTCGTAGAATCTGCATCCAACCCCGTATTTTCTAGAACCATGTCGCCGATTATGTATCCTTCCGTAACTTTGTTCATGTTAACCAGATCCTGGTGAATCACAATCGATTTCTTGTTCTCTTGCGAGTGGATTCGTTTGTATTGTCTGCGAACACAACCAACGCTTTAAGAAACTTCATAAGAAAGGTCAGATTAGTTAAGGGCAACTTACGTCCAAAGTACATCAAAAATGCGATTCTTTTCATCGTATGCCACTCGGAGGTTCTCCATCCGGCGCACTTCGTACAGGCAGTTGTCGCAAGCATTGTTGAAAGGCCAGTTGTCCTTTAGCTGCAACGCGAGAATGTTTC encodes the following:
- the LOC131212140 gene encoding zinc finger protein 85-like produces the protein MPPDSAPIELTSQTCRLCLNISNELLAIESALTPSELSNVVDKFLNIDLKDNWPFNNACDNCLYEVRRMENLRVAYDEKNRIFDVLWTQYKRIHSQENKKSIVIHQDLVNMNKVTEGYIIGDMVLENTGLDADSTTLLIKSADDHGLDMIIKREDIDSALEEELVYEEMLLEESELDDNIELIEEDKEVLLGEEQEEEKMQMAQHATEHDPNEDIEVIDEEIEGYHIHSVSELEEPCNATASGNELEQEPVDDSEGYFDRTLNCCYLCMQTFDDLESLNEHFDGQHQDALPFHCDKCLAYYPTFEDVNRHLISHVYPFVCLYCPRQYSDERRLLQHNKTCRSYRCPHCPAEFEVMAHLNTHKKQHTALVRLANRCRSCGKTFTQQSNLVRHLNMRNCGKTGTKLSNKAERAALLERMRPAKQRSESSLSGHDGMRLKNVLVCQVCGRSFDSNCNLARHIDREHAEFKFQLFACDVCPKKFTVFEKCIRHRTFHRRSRQKPKQAKQGGSDTVCKICQKEFRVDYLMLRHLAEAHSLALELFQCDQCGRKFSTEAKLRKHVYNSHRENKTLYVCSHCGQKFEKRLTLKDHEAKHLGMQAYRCTVCDKTFIHKHSLDRHALVHSDTKMFECEFCHKSFKRNNTLVIHRRTHTGEKPYECEPCGLRFIDSSTLIKHRQRQHTKTE